In Bacteroides cellulosilyticus, the genomic stretch ATCGCTCTAAAAATCTTCCTCTCGGCAAAGTGATAACACTAACCAATCTCGCAAACGGTGAGCAAGTCTGGGCTAATCCCCACGGTATGCTGAATCGTTCCTATCCGGGAAGTAATACGTTCAACGGTACCGGATGCCAGTTCCGTGTACACGACCGCGGACAAGGACGTATAGCTCTTGAAGCATTAGACGGATCAGGCTTTGTCACCGTCACTGGAGCCGGGCTCTCAGCAGATGTCCGACTAATGAAGAAAGAAACGAAAGGCAGCCTCTTCATGTGGCAGGATATGCTATGGGGACAATGTATGCTACTATCCCTAAAGACCAATCGCTTCATCGGTTTAGATCCGCGTACAGACGAACCCTATTCTGCCGACTGGCCCGGAACTATACCCAACCGTAAAGATGGGACTGTATTTTCCTGGCAGGAAATAAAATAATTGCATATATCCTCCGATTTATGCATAAAACATAGCATTCATAGTATAAAAAGTACAAAATTTCTCTCATTAATGCATATTCTTTCCAAAATTATCGCTACTTTTGCGCCATTCTTAGAATAATTATACAGAACAATGAAGAAAAAAGCCAATCGGTTAGACGCTATCAAGATGATTATCTCAAGCAAGGACGTCAGTTCTCAGGAAGAACTGCTGCAAGCTCTGAGCAAAGAAGGCTTTGAACTGACACAAGCCACTCTCTCCCGCGACTTGAAACAACTGAAAGTTGCCAAAGCGGCAAACATGAACGGGAAATACGTATATGTATTACCCAACAACATCATGTACAAACGTTCCAATGACCAGAGTGCCAGCGAGATGCTGATGACCAGCGGATTCGTGTCCCTGCAATTCTCCGGTAACATTGCCGTTATCCGTACACGACCGGGATATGCCAGCAGTATGGCCTACGACATCGACAACCGCGAATGTCCCGCCATTCTGGGCACTATTGCCGGAGACGACACCATCATGTTGGTAGTGCATGAAGCCGCTTCACATGGCGAAGTACGCGAATTTCTGTCGCAAATCATTCCGAACATTAAATAATATAAATGAAGAACTAAAAATGAAGAATGAAGAATTGCCATGCGGCATACTTGCACAGCGTAGTCAAATTCTTCATTCAAAATTATTAATTAATAAGAAATGGATACCAAAAAAGTGGACGTGATGGTGGCTGACGCCTCTCACGAAGTTTATGTGGATAAGATTTTGGATACCATCAGAGAAGCGGCCAAAGTACGTGGAACGGGCATCGCAGAACGCACACACGAATATGTGGCGACAAAAATGAAAGAAGGAAAAGCCATCATCGCCTTATGCGGAGACGTGTTTGCAGGCTTCAGCTACATCGAGAGTTGGGGAAACAAACAATACGTTGCGACTTCCGGTTTGATTGTGCATCCCGACTTTCGCGGTATTGGATTGGCTAAGCGTATCAAAATGGCATCTTTCCGCCTGGCACGCTTGCGATGGCCCAACGCCAAAGTATTCAGTCTCACCAGCGGAGCCGCCGTCATGAAAATGAATACGGAACTGGGATACGTTCCCGTTACTTTCAATGAACTGACTGATGACGAATCCTTCTGGAAAGGCTGCGAAGGCTGCATCAACCATGATATATTAGTAGCCAAGAACCGCAAATTCTGCATCTGCACAGCAATGCTCTACGACCCGGATCTGCATGAAGATGATAAAATTTAAAAAACAAAGGATATGGAAGATAAGAAAAAAGTAGTAGTCGCATTCAGCGGCGGTCTTGATACTTCATTTACGGTAATGTACCTTGCCAAGGAAAAAGGGTATGAAGTGTATGCAGCTTGTGCAAACACCGGTGGTTTCAGCCCCGAACAACTGAAAACAAACGAAGAAAACGCCTATAAACTGGGCGCAAAAGAATATGTCACTATCGACGTGACGCAGGAATATTACGAAAAGAGCTTGAAATACATGGTATTTGGTAACGTGCTGCGTAATGGTACCTATCCTATTTCCGTAAGTTCCGAACGTATCTTCCAGGCACTTGCCATCGCACGCTATGCCAACGAAATCGGTGCAGATGCTATCGCTCACGGTTCTACCGGTGCAGGCAACGACCAGATTCGTTTTGACATGACATTCCTTGTATTGGCTCCGGGCGTGGAAATCATCACACTGACCCGTGATATGGCATTGAGCCGTCAGGAAGAAATCGATTATCTAAACAAACATGGTTTCTCGGCAGACTTCACCAAACTGAAATACTCTTATAATGTAGGTTTGTGGGGTACCTCTATCTGCGGTGGTGAGATTCTGGATTCCGCACAAGGATTACCCGAAAGCGCTTATCTGAAACACTGTGTAAAGGAAGGCAGCGAACAACTCCGTCTTACTTTCGAAAAAGGTGAGTTGAAAGCTGTGAACGATGAGAAATTTGATGATCCCATCAAAGCAATCCAGAAAGTGGAAGAAATCGGTGCTGCTTACGGCATTGGCCGTGACATGCATGTGGGTGATACAATTATCGGTATCAAAGGCCGCGTAGGTTTCGAAGCTGCTGCTCCGATGCTGATTATCGGTGCACATAAGTTCCTGGAAAAATATACACTGAGCAAATGGCAGCAATACTGGAAAGACCAGGTTGCCAATTGGTACGGTATGTTCCTGCACGAAAGCCAGTATTTGGAACCGGTAATGCGCGACATCGAAGCCATGCTACAGGAAAGTCAGCGTAACGTAAACGGTACGGCTATTCTGGAACTTCGCCCATTATCTTTCTCTACGGTAGGTGTAGAATCAGAAGACGATCTTGTGAAAACGAAGTTCGGCGAATATGGTGAAATGCAAAAAGGCTGGACAGCAGAAGATGCGAAAGGTTTTATCAAGGTTACTTCTACTCCACTGAGAGTATATTATAACAATCATAAAGACGAAGAAATTTAATGAAATGAAGAACTAAAAATGAAGAATGAAGAATTGCCATGCGGCATACTTGCACAGCGCAGCAAAATTCTTCATTCTTCATTCATCATTCTTCATTAAAAAAAGAATTTATGGATAATAATAACAAAAAACTTACTCGCTCACGCAGCGACAGAATGCTTGCCGGCGTCTGCGGAGGACTGGCCGCTTATTTCGGACTCGACCCTTCACTCGTACGTATCGGCTATGCGTTATTGACGTTTTTTACCGTATTTGCCGGTATCCCCGTATACCTTATAATGTGGCTTATTGTTCCCGAGGAAAAGAACTTGTATAACAGATAAAAGAATATAGTATAAACTAACATGATTAAAGTAGGAATCATCGGCGGAGCCGGATATACGGCAGGTGAACTAATTCGTTTGCTGATCAATCATCCGGAAGCGGAAATCGTATTCATCAACAGCTCAAGTAACGCCGGAAACAAAATTACCGACGTACATGAAGGATTGTACGGCGAAACGGACCTTGTCTTCACCGACGAGTTACCTCTAGACGAAATTGACGTGTTATTCTTCTGTACCGCCCATGGCGACACGAAGAAGTTCATGGAGAGTCACAACCTTCCCGAGGAGTTGAAGATTATCGACCTTTCTATGGACTACCGCATCGCTTCTCCGGAACATGACTTTATCTACGGTTTGCCGGAATTAAACCGTCGCGCTACCTGCAAAGCAAAACATGTGGCTAATCCGGGCTGCTTTGCCACTTGTATCCAATTGGGATTGCTCCCCCTTGCCAAACATCTGATGCTGAACAATGACATCATGGTGAATGCCATTACCGGTTCCACCGGAGCAGGTGTAAAACCGGGGTCAACCAGTCACTTCAGTTGGCGCAACAACAACATGAGCGTTTACAAAGCATTCGATCACCAGCATGTACCCGAAATCAAGCAATCCCTGAAGCAATTGCAGAACAGTTTTGATGCGGATATTGACTTTATCCCTTACCGCGGTGATTTCGCACGTGGTATTTTTGCTACCATCGTAGTAAAAACTAAAGTTGCCCTGGATGAAATAGTCCGTATGTACGAAGAATATTACGCCAAAGACTCTTTCGTGCATATCGTAGAAAAGAACATCGACCTGAAACAAGTAGTGAACACCAACAAATGTCTTCTGCATTTGGAAAAGCACGGTGATAAGCTGCTTATCATCTCCTGCATCGATAACCTGCTGAAAGGTGCCAGTGGTCAGGCGGTACACAACATGAATCTGATGTTCAATTTAGAAGAAACCGTCGGCTTACGATTGAAGCCCAGCGCCTTCTAAGTAATTTGTATTTTGTAATTTAGAATTAAAGAAATGAACTTATTCGACGTATATCCCCTTTTTGACATCAACATTGTCAAGGGAAAAGGCTGCCACGTGTGGGACGAGAACGGTACTGAGTACCTCGATCTCTACGGCGGACATGCTGTTATCTCCATCGGTCATGCACATCCGCATTACGTGGAGATGATCAGCAACCAGGTTGCCACGTTGGGATTTTATTCCAACTCTGTGATTAACAAGCTACAGGAACAGGTTGCTGAACGTCTGGGAAAAGCATGTGGTTATGATGACTACTCCTTATTCCTGATTAACAGCGGTGCAGAAGCCAACGAAAATGCTTTGAAACTCGCTTCGTTTTACAACGGACGTACACGTGTGGTTTCCTTCAACAAGGCATTCCACGGACGTACTTCACTTGCCGTGGAAGTGACTAATAATCCCAAAATCATAGCTCCTATTAATGACTGCGGACATGTCACTTACCTTCCGCTGAACGATATTGAAGCCATGAAAAACGAACTGACAAAAGGTGATGTCTGCGCAGTGATTATCGAAGGAATTCAAGGTGTGGGTGGTATTCAATTGCCGACAGATGAATTCATGCAGGCTTTGCGTGAAGCTTGTACAGCTCATAATACGATATTGGTTTTGGACGAAATTCAAAGTGGTTATGGCCGCAGCGGTAAGTTTTTCGCTCATCAATATAACGGTATCAAAGCAGATATTATCACTGTAGCCAAAGGCATCGGTAACGGTTTCCCAATGGCCGGTGTACTTATCAGTCCGATGTTCACTCCGGTTTACGGACAGTTGGGCACTACTTTCGGCGGTAATCATCTGGCATGCAGCGCAGCGCTTGCTGTCTTGGACGTAATAGGTCAGGAGAATCTGGTTGAAAATGCAGCCAAGGTAGGTGAGTATCTGATGACGGAGTTGAAGAAGTTCCCGCAGATCAAAGAAGTTCGCGGACGTGGTCTGATGATCGGTCTTGAATTTGAAGAACCGATAAAGGAACTTCGTCTGAAACTGTTGAAAGAACAACATGTATTTACCGGTGTCAGCGGTACAAATGTACTCCGCCTGCTTCCACCCCTCTGCCTCAGCATGGAAGAAGCGGATCTGTTCCTCAAACGTTTCAGAAAAGCATTAGCATAAGGCACTCTCACCATCTTGCTACCCGCAAGACATACAGATTAATAATCAGCAAAAGAAAATGCAACCCTGTCTATGAGTATTTTTCACCGACAGGGTTGTCCATTTTCCAACTTCTTCAACTATCATACCTTTGATATGCACTCGGATTCTTTATTTCTGATTGCCATTATATCTTCGCAAGTTATAAATTTTATGTTCATGTTCTTCACATACAAGTATTATCTCACCTTTGGAATTGATAAAATAGCCAATATTTGAACTTCCGTCTAATTTCACAAATGCCATACCATCACTGCGAAAGTTACCAACAGCAGCATAGTCACCACACACCTTATTGCCTTTATAGTCTATATAAAACCATTTATGGCCATCTTCAGTAACAGCAGCCAGTCCAAAGCTAAAACTTCTGGTAGATAAATACTTGCATGGAACAACCATTTTGGCATTTTCTGAAGTTATATTATAAAATCCATATTTACCATCTTTCTTCACCCAACAATAATTCAAATCCAAAGAATTCACCAATACAGATCTTGATCTGGTATAATTCTCATAAATAAAAGGGACTTTCACAATGCCGTCATGATTCATAAAACCCCACCCTTCTCCTTGCTTAACAGGTGTCAGCAATTGCCCTTTCGAATCCCACATTCCAATATAGTCATATATATCAGAGACCATTTTCCCAGACTTATTT encodes the following:
- the argR gene encoding arginine repressor; translation: MKKKANRLDAIKMIISSKDVSSQEELLQALSKEGFELTQATLSRDLKQLKVAKAANMNGKYVYVLPNNIMYKRSNDQSASEMLMTSGFVSLQFSGNIAVIRTRPGYASSMAYDIDNRECPAILGTIAGDDTIMLVVHEAASHGEVREFLSQIIPNIK
- a CDS encoding N-acetyltransferase, which gives rise to MDTKKVDVMVADASHEVYVDKILDTIREAAKVRGTGIAERTHEYVATKMKEGKAIIALCGDVFAGFSYIESWGNKQYVATSGLIVHPDFRGIGLAKRIKMASFRLARLRWPNAKVFSLTSGAAVMKMNTELGYVPVTFNELTDDESFWKGCEGCINHDILVAKNRKFCICTAMLYDPDLHEDDKI
- a CDS encoding argininosuccinate synthase, producing the protein MEDKKKVVVAFSGGLDTSFTVMYLAKEKGYEVYAACANTGGFSPEQLKTNEENAYKLGAKEYVTIDVTQEYYEKSLKYMVFGNVLRNGTYPISVSSERIFQALAIARYANEIGADAIAHGSTGAGNDQIRFDMTFLVLAPGVEIITLTRDMALSRQEEIDYLNKHGFSADFTKLKYSYNVGLWGTSICGGEILDSAQGLPESAYLKHCVKEGSEQLRLTFEKGELKAVNDEKFDDPIKAIQKVEEIGAAYGIGRDMHVGDTIIGIKGRVGFEAAAPMLIIGAHKFLEKYTLSKWQQYWKDQVANWYGMFLHESQYLEPVMRDIEAMLQESQRNVNGTAILELRPLSFSTVGVESEDDLVKTKFGEYGEMQKGWTAEDAKGFIKVTSTPLRVYYNNHKDEEI
- a CDS encoding PspC domain-containing protein; the encoded protein is MDNNNKKLTRSRSDRMLAGVCGGLAAYFGLDPSLVRIGYALLTFFTVFAGIPVYLIMWLIVPEEKNLYNR
- the argC gene encoding N-acetyl-gamma-glutamyl-phosphate reductase produces the protein MIKVGIIGGAGYTAGELIRLLINHPEAEIVFINSSSNAGNKITDVHEGLYGETDLVFTDELPLDEIDVLFFCTAHGDTKKFMESHNLPEELKIIDLSMDYRIASPEHDFIYGLPELNRRATCKAKHVANPGCFATCIQLGLLPLAKHLMLNNDIMVNAITGSTGAGVKPGSTSHFSWRNNNMSVYKAFDHQHVPEIKQSLKQLQNSFDADIDFIPYRGDFARGIFATIVVKTKVALDEIVRMYEEYYAKDSFVHIVEKNIDLKQVVNTNKCLLHLEKHGDKLLIISCIDNLLKGASGQAVHNMNLMFNLEETVGLRLKPSAF
- a CDS encoding aspartate aminotransferase family protein, with the translated sequence MNLFDVYPLFDINIVKGKGCHVWDENGTEYLDLYGGHAVISIGHAHPHYVEMISNQVATLGFYSNSVINKLQEQVAERLGKACGYDDYSLFLINSGAEANENALKLASFYNGRTRVVSFNKAFHGRTSLAVEVTNNPKIIAPINDCGHVTYLPLNDIEAMKNELTKGDVCAVIIEGIQGVGGIQLPTDEFMQALREACTAHNTILVLDEIQSGYGRSGKFFAHQYNGIKADIITVAKGIGNGFPMAGVLISPMFTPVYGQLGTTFGGNHLACSAALAVLDVIGQENLVENAAKVGEYLMTELKKFPQIKEVRGRGLMIGLEFEEPIKELRLKLLKEQHVFTGVSGTNVLRLLPPLCLSMEEADLFLKRFRKALA